A region of the Falco peregrinus isolate bFalPer1 chromosome 19, bFalPer1.pri, whole genome shotgun sequence genome:
TATGCCATCGCTGGGGGCCCCTCTGGATTTCTTAATGGTGTCCTTTCCCCCCTGCAGTGTCCCTGGTCGGAGCCCAGGTCACCTCTGAGAACAGAGAAGTGCCTGAACATAAGCGTGAGTGCCCAGCTCcggccccagcaccccccagctcGCTGACGGTCCCCCCTGCCCCGATATACCAGTGGGCCATGGCCAAGCTGCGGCCCCTGGCACCTCAGCACTGCAAATGGGCTTCACCCCCGGGGTCCCCCAGACTCCTGGGGAGCACAACACCTGAGGCTGGGGGTGGATTTCCCGTGTGGGGCTGGACCAGGGAGGGTTTGGGGCTTCCCCGGATTGCCGCCCACGGTGGGATGCAAGCGTGCTGCTGCTCCAGCGCGCCGGCATGCACCCACAGTGCCGCTCTCCCCCCGGCAGCTGCTGACATCCCCTGCTCAGCGTATCGGTTCGGCTTGAGCAACCCCCGCATCGAGTGGAAGTTCCAGAAGGGCTCCTCGCTGGTGCTTTTCTACTATGGGGGGGAGCTGACAGGTATGTCCCCGGGGACCCCCCCGGTGTGGGGCATCCCACCCCATCGGTCCGTCTGTCGGGGCCGGTTCCCAGCCCTGTCTCCGCTTTCTTGGCAGACTCGTACAAGAACCGGGTCCAGTTCTCGCCCAACGTCATCCACTTCAGCACGGTGACGCGGGAGGACACAGGGAAGTACATCTGCGAGGTGGTGGGGAGCGGCAACCAGATCGCCAAGTCGGAGGTGAACCTCATCGTCCAAGGTGCGGCCgccccctgagccccctgccctccctggccCCCGTGTGGCTCGGCTGCCCCAGGACCCGTTTCTCGTCCCCGTAGCTGAGCCCATCCTTGTCCCTGCCATCACGTGGGGACAGCCAGCCACGGGGAGGATGCTGGCACCGCTGTGCCGTGCCCTGACGCCATGCTCTCCTGCAGTGCCGCCTGCCAAGCCGGTGGCCCATGTCCCCACCTCGGCCACCATCGGCAGCAAGGCCGTGCTGCGCTGTACCGAGACGGATGGCTCGCCGCCCCCCACCTTCCGCTGGTACAAGGACAGCATGCTGATGCCtcccaaccccaaaaccagccCGACCTTCAGGAACTCCTCCTATACCCTGGACCCCGCCACGGGGGAGCTGGTGAGTGCCGGGTGCTTCAGATgtggggacccccagcccttccccacccctcacTCATCTCTCTGCTATCATCTAGATCTTTGAGCCTCTCAGTGGCTTCGATACCGGCGACTACTACTGTGAGGCAACGAACAACGTGGGATCCCCGCAGAAATCGGCCGTTGTCCACATGGAAGCCAgtaaggagcagcagcagagaccgGTGCCACGGGTGTCCCCCCATCTGGCCCCAGTGTGGGGCTTTTTCAAGCTCCGCTTGGGCTGCTTCTGGCACAGGTCATGCTCTGGGGGGTGCCAGTGCAGGGCGATGCTGCCCTTCCAGGTTCAAAGACATTAATTAGCTGTGACGTTAATGATACTGCTGTAGTCTCCAACAGCCCGGGGTTAAAGAAGCCCTCGGAGCGAtgctggggggtgggaagggggaaagcCGCCCTTGGGGTGCGTAAAACTCGACCAGGCAGCCCGATCCCCCTCTGAACCAGATCCAGCTTTGCTGCGGCCCCACTTGGAGcggaggctgggctgggggctcgcTCCGGCCTCTTTCACGCTGGGATTTCTGCGGGATCCAAGCTGGGGATTTCCATGCCGGCATCGGCCACCCTCCAGCGTCCTGGTCCCTCTTTCCAGGTGAAGTCAACGTGGGCGGCATCGTGGCTGCAGTCGTGGTGCTGCTGATGGTGCTGGCGCTCGTGGCCTTCGGCATCTGGTTTGCCTACAGCCGCGGCTTCTTCAGTGAGTACCGTGCCAGCCGCCTGGAGCCGCTCGCCCCggtgcccccccacccctccctaaGCCccctgttctgttttatttcagagagaaaagagtAAGTGAAGCTGtaatgctgctgcctcccttccggctgcctcttcttcctctgccagcGGGGACGGGTGGTCTCTCCctccaccagcccctgcccgcgggctgggaaggtgcctgCGGTGTCACCGGGTGCCCGGGGTGGGGACGAGGGGGACTCTGGGCAGTGTGACATCTACCACCCTTGCCTTCCGCAGCACCGCCGGCAAGAAGGTGATTTACAGCCAGCCCTCGCACCGCAGCGAAGTGAGTACGGGGTGGGACGGGTGGGTGGTGACAGTGCCACCAGGCTGTGTCACCTCCCAGCAGGGTGTGCAAAGCTGGGTGCCCAAAGGGGGTGAACGGAGACCCCAGTGCCCCCATGGGTTGGCAGGTgccacccctgtccccagcatccTTTGTCCCTGTCCTGCTtccacccctgtccccagcatccTTTGTCCCTGTCCTGCTTGGAGCAAGCCAGGCTCCTTGGGGACTGTGacctccctggggacagtggcacagccagccagctgctccccGCTTGTGGCCCTCATTGCACCCACCACCATTAATgtcccccttctccccacagGGAGAATTCAAGCAGACGTCCTCCTTCCTGGTGTGAGGCTCCCGCGCCGCCAGCTCTTGTAAATGTTCCCCAATTACTGTAGCTACACCgtgatttttaacttttttttgttgttgttgttttttaagtatCACCCAGTGCCTTTGCAGTCACTTCAgatgttttgggggggggggtcaggctcctgtcccctccccagcaggacccgggtcctggctgtgcccccacAGAGGGACTGCTGCCCTTTGGGGATGTCACCGTGTCCCTGGGGGGGGTTTCTCAGCCACGTCCTCAGAGGGGACAGGTTTGCAATGGGGGCTGG
Encoded here:
- the F11R gene encoding junctional adhesion molecule A encodes the protein MAGAARRDGPGPRAPVLLVLGAAAVSLVGAQVTSENREVPEHKPADIPCSAYRFGLSNPRIEWKFQKGSSLVLFYYGGELTDSYKNRVQFSPNVIHFSTVTREDTGKYICEVVGSGNQIAKSEVNLIVQVPPAKPVAHVPTSATIGSKAVLRCTETDGSPPPTFRWYKDSMLMPPNPKTSPTFRNSSYTLDPATGELIFEPLSGFDTGDYYCEATNNVGSPQKSAVVHMEASEVNVGGIVAAVVVLLMVLALVAFGIWFAYSRGFFKRKDTAGKKVIYSQPSHRSEGEFKQTSSFLV